A genomic region of [Eubacterium] eligens ATCC 27750 contains the following coding sequences:
- the spoIVA gene encoding stage IV sporulation protein A: MSDRKENINFNLYEDIKKRTNGEIYLGVVGPVRTGKSTFVKRFMDLCVIPEIADANEKQRTIDELPQSSAGSTIMTTEPKFIPGESAAICMADDIKIKVRAIDCVGFMVDGAMGAEENGKERMVNTPWSKEPVPFSMAAQIGTEKVIEEHSTIGIVITTDGSFTGIERDNYVNAEQMAIDKLKKISKPFVVILNCVKPYAKESVQLAEAMKEKYGVNVYALNCDQLRKEDVDRVISGVLKEFPVSQLDFYAPAWVEVLESSHWLKMHIVDAALSILDNINVMKDAYLELNNTCEYIEKIDVKNVDMSTGRVEIEFKLSKDLYYKILSELTGTQINNEHELIDMIKSLSDKKNELGSFGDAISEVNLNGFGVVTPSKENIQLDEPVVIKNGNKYGVKIKAKVPSINLLKTEIMVEIAPIVGNRNQAEDLIEYIKGNMKDNPDGIWDTNIFGKTIEQIVSDGIYEKTHNMTTESMGKIGDTIEKVMNENSGLVCLIV; encoded by the coding sequence ATGTCAGACAGAAAGGAAAATATAAACTTTAATCTGTACGAGGATATAAAGAAACGCACTAATGGGGAGATATATCTTGGTGTGGTGGGTCCTGTACGGACAGGAAAGTCGACATTTGTAAAAAGATTTATGGATCTATGTGTAATTCCTGAGATTGCAGATGCTAACGAGAAACAACGCACAATCGACGAACTGCCACAGAGTAGTGCTGGAAGTACGATTATGACTACTGAACCTAAGTTTATACCTGGTGAGAGTGCAGCAATCTGCATGGCTGATGATATTAAGATTAAAGTGCGTGCAATTGACTGTGTTGGATTTATGGTTGATGGCGCAATGGGAGCAGAGGAGAATGGCAAAGAGAGAATGGTTAATACTCCATGGTCAAAAGAGCCGGTTCCATTTTCAATGGCAGCACAGATTGGTACTGAAAAGGTGATAGAGGAGCATTCTACTATTGGAATCGTTATTACAACAGATGGCTCATTTACAGGAATAGAACGGGATAATTATGTCAACGCGGAGCAGATGGCTATAGATAAGCTGAAAAAGATTTCAAAGCCGTTTGTTGTGATATTAAACTGTGTGAAGCCTTATGCTAAAGAATCTGTGCAGCTTGCAGAAGCTATGAAAGAAAAATATGGTGTAAATGTCTATGCTCTTAATTGTGACCAACTAAGAAAAGAAGATGTTGACAGGGTTATATCAGGTGTGCTTAAAGAATTTCCGGTATCACAGCTTGATTTTTATGCACCTGCATGGGTTGAAGTACTTGAGTCATCACACTGGCTTAAGATGCATATAGTAGATGCGGCACTTTCGATTCTTGATAATATAAATGTTATGAAGGATGCGTATCTTGAGTTGAATAATACATGCGAATACATAGAAAAGATTGATGTGAAAAATGTTGATATGTCAACAGGGAGGGTTGAAATTGAATTTAAGCTTTCGAAAGATCTGTATTATAAAATATTAAGTGAACTTACAGGAACGCAGATTAATAATGAGCATGAGCTTATAGATATGATTAAATCTCTTTCAGACAAGAAGAATGAACTGGGAAGCTTTGGTGATGCAATAAGCGAAGTTAATCTTAATGGCTTTGGAGTTGTTACACCTTCAAAAGAAAATATACAACTGGATGAGCCAGTAGTGATTAAGAATGGCAATAAATATGGAGTTAAGATAAAAGCTAAAGTTCCGTCTATTAACCTGCTTAAGACAGAAATAATGGTTGAAATTGCCCCGATTGTTGGAAACAGGAATCAGGCAGAAGATCTGATTGAATATATAAAAGGAAATATGAAAGATAATCCGGACGGAATCTGGGATACCAATATATTTGGAAAGACAATAGAACAGATTGTATCAGACGGAATATATGAAAAAACACATAATATGACAACTGAGAGCATGGGAAAGATTGGCGATACAATTGAAAAAGTAATGAATGAGAATTCAGGACTTGTGTGTCTTATTGTGTAA
- a CDS encoding adenine phosphoribosyltransferase gives MSKKVEDYVRSIPDFPEPGIIFRDVTSVIQSPEGLKLAIDGLTDLIGDTEFDVVVGPESRGFIFGVPVAYNTGKGFVPVRKKGKLPCETISADYELEYGTATIEMHKDAITPGQKVIIVDDLIATGGTTEAIIKLVEELGGEVVKVLFLMELEGLKGRDKIAGYDVESVIKYPGK, from the coding sequence ATGAGTAAAAAAGTTGAAGATTATGTAAGAAGTATACCTGATTTCCCGGAACCGGGGATTATATTCAGGGATGTTACAAGTGTTATCCAGAGTCCTGAGGGATTAAAGCTTGCAATAGACGGTCTTACAGATCTTATAGGGGATACAGAATTTGATGTTGTAGTAGGACCAGAATCAAGAGGGTTTATATTTGGCGTTCCTGTTGCATATAATACCGGTAAGGGATTTGTTCCTGTAAGAAAGAAGGGAAAGCTTCCGTGTGAGACTATATCAGCAGATTATGAACTTGAATATGGTACAGCTACTATAGAGATGCATAAGGATGCGATTACTCCGGGACAGAAGGTTATTATTGTTGATGATCTGATTGCTACAGGCGGAACAACAGAAGCTATTATCAAGCTTGTAGAAGAGCTTGGAGGAGAAGTAGTGAAAGTTCTTTTTCTTATGGAGCTTGAAGGACTTAAAGGAAGAGATAAGATTGCAGGATATGATGTCGAGTCAGTAATTAAATACCCAGGTAAATAA
- the deoD gene encoding purine-nucleoside phosphorylase produces MGTPHNEAQTGDIAKTVLMPGDPLRAKYIADNYLTDVSCFNTVRNMSGFTGIYNGCRVSVMGSGMGMPSMGIYSYELYNVYDVDNIIRIGSAGAFDDDLNLMDIVLGMGSCTDSNFAAQYNLPGIYAPIADFTLLKTAYDVAEEKHFSVKVGNVLASDVFYNDDTTVNDRWKKMGVLAVDMESAALYMTAARCRKHALTILTISDHLYRGEKLSAQERQTGFTKMMETALETAVRLQNNRQMEAL; encoded by the coding sequence ATGGGGACACCACATAATGAAGCACAGACAGGAGATATAGCAAAGACAGTTCTTATGCCGGGAGATCCTTTAAGGGCAAAGTATATAGCAGATAATTATCTTACAGATGTAAGCTGCTTTAATACGGTCCGCAATATGTCAGGATTCACAGGAATTTATAACGGATGCAGGGTATCTGTTATGGGAAGTGGTATGGGAATGCCTTCAATGGGAATATATTCATATGAATTATATAATGTTTATGATGTGGATAATATTATAAGGATTGGTTCAGCGGGAGCATTTGATGATGACCTTAATCTTATGGATATTGTACTTGGAATGGGCTCATGCACTGATTCTAACTTTGCGGCACAGTACAATCTTCCGGGCATATATGCGCCGATAGCTGATTTTACGCTTTTAAAGACTGCATATGATGTTGCAGAAGAAAAACATTTTTCGGTTAAAGTTGGCAATGTACTGGCATCAGATGTGTTTTATAATGATGATACAACAGTTAATGACAGATGGAAGAAGATGGGTGTGCTTGCAGTTGATATGGAGTCAGCAGCGTTGTATATGACTGCTGCCAGATGCAGAAAACATGCACTTACTATTCTTACAATAAGTGACCATCTCTACAGGGGTGAGAAGCTGTCAGCACAGGAGAGACAGACAGGATTTACTAAAATGATGGAGACAGCTCTTGAAACTGCAGTCAGATTGCAGAATAACAGGCAGATGGAGGCTTTATGA